A single genomic interval of Notolabrus celidotus isolate fNotCel1 chromosome 13, fNotCel1.pri, whole genome shotgun sequence harbors:
- the cfap206 gene encoding cilia- and flagella-associated protein 206 isoform X2, producing MSRAHAENVIKNIIRDIVRDCAVRGHAVSDTLAAFMVKAVVLDPRNGFNVDRTLTKQDVHKLEELCLDKLTQVCSPSLDTIKMQVSFDVNYTSRREFLGEIHQVMESRLSSVSREITDSRVKTRDELEALYRKIVTYILLRSGMGSPADVNTMKEATAALQSVFPHAELGAFMVLLKRDKEQQLKELTMTVTGLRLFNQATTQGEEEADLKPAALTETLLAISTSLENQLSSTQSLAWKYTAVLEKLTDPDSRSAGCDVPIVLLKQALYNVRQHEGFLRMLLADARLCAKHLEILQTEFSSHVKLLKETVKSKTAVPTATVFPLFTALSKLWSGLQDEAELLNILDKIRLNLQPFIASQAQIFSEDYLDGLLHAAEVKTDEQRMIESSGERIDPAEMKTNDWLRPETTPSFKELPLQYNGVCGYTLVNRDGLLLPGNPQIGVLKYKEELYVFSSKEAALKFASSPDEFIEEVAEKAKLSPELIQLLKLHQQFSCISPYPEMQPGETLLVKPITKCESGTQTDIHPVETNIDKSYEWNEWELRRKAIKLADLLTKVTHSTQTDLSHMRRENATQTWLPKNAACQSKRDGESSVPKPQVYLAGLRGQRDGHMVKTNLTRPLDE from the exons ATGTCTCGAGCTCACGCAGAAAACGTCATCAAAAACATTATCCGTGACATCGTGCGGGACTGTGCGGTGAGAGGACATGCGGTGTCCGACACTTTGGCTGCTTTCATG GTGAAAGCTGTGGTGCTGGACCCCAGGAATGGCTTTAATGTGGATCGGACCCTGACCAAACAGGATGTGCATAAACTAGAAGAG TTGTGTCTGGACAAACTGACGCAGGTGTGCAGTCCGTCCCTGGACACGATCAAGATGCAGGTCTCCTTTGATGTGAATTACACCTCCAGAC gtGAGTTCCTGGGGGAGATCCACCAGGTGATGGAGTCCAGGCTGAGCTCAGTGAGCAGAGAGATCACAGACAGCAGGGTGAAAACACGCGACGAGTTAGAAGCTTTGTACCGTAAGATCGTCACGTACATCCTGCTGCGCTCCGGGATGGGCTCACCTGCAGACgtcaacactatgaaagaagCTACAG CGGCCCTGCAGAGCGTCTTCCCTCACGCTGAGCTGGGAGCCTTCATGGTCctcctgaagagagacaaagagcagCAGCTCAAAGAGCTCACCATGACCGTCACAGGGCTCAGACTCTTCAACCAGGCCACCacacagggagaggaggaggccgACCTCA AGCctgcagctctgactgaaaCTCTTCTAGCCATCAGCACCAGCTTAGAAAACCAGCTGAGTTCAACACAGAGTTTGGCCTGGAAGTACACGGCTGTGCTGGAGAAGCTGACGGATCCTGACAGTCGGTCTGCAGGGTGTGATGTTCCCATCGTGTTACTCAAACAGGCTCTGTACAACGTCAGGCAGCACGAGGGTTTCCTCCGGATGTTACTG GCCGATGCTCGTTTATGTGCCAAACACCTTGAGATCCTGCAGACCGAGTTCTCCTCTCATGTGAAGCTGCTGAAAGAAACGGTGAAGTCAAAGACGGCTGTACCCACTGCCACTGTGTTT CCGCTGTTCACGGCTCTGTCCAAGCTCTGGTCTGGACTCCAGGATGAGGCTGAGCTGCTGAACATCCTCGACAAGATCAGGCTCAACCTGCAGCCCTTCATCGCCTCTCAGGCCCAGATTTTCTCTGAGGACTATTTAGACGGCCTGTTGCACGCTGCAGAGGTGAAGACAGATGAGCAGAGAATGATCGAGTCCTCAG GCGAGCGTATTGATCCAGCTGAGATGAAGACAAATGACTGGCTCCGGCCTGAAACAACACCCAGCTTCAAGGAGCTCCCTCTGCAGTATAACGGAGTCTGTGGATACACACTCGTGAACAGGGACGGACTTTTACTTCCAG GTAATCCTCAGATTGGAGTCCTTAAGTACAAGGAGGAGCTCTATGTTTTTAGCTCCAAAGAAGCTGCTTTAAAATTTGCCTCCAGTCCAGATGAGTTCATTGAAGAGGTGGCAGAGAAGGCAAAGCTTTCCCCTGAACTCATCCAGCTCCTCAAGCTGCATCAACAGTTCTCCTGCATCAGTCCGTACCCTGAG ATGCAGCCAGGAGAGACTTTACTGGTGAAGCCGATCACCAAGTGTGAGAGCGGCACGCAGACCGACATCCACCCGGTGGAGACAAACATCGACAAGTCGTATGAGTGGAACGAGTGGGAGCTGCGAAGGAAAGCTATCAAACTG GCTGATCTCCTGACCAAAGTGACCCACTCCACACAGACCGATCTGAGCCACATGAGACGGGAAAACGCCACTCAGACGTGGCTGCCAAAGAACGCCGCCTGTCAGAGtaagagagacggagagagcaGCGTGCCCAAACCTCAGGTCTACCTGGCAGGactgagaggacagagagatggaCACATGGTCAAGACAAACCTGACCAGACCTCTGGATGAATGA
- the cfap206 gene encoding cilia- and flagella-associated protein 206 isoform X1, whose product MSRAHAENVIKNIIRDIVRDCAVRGHAVSDTLAAFMVKAVVLDPRNGFNVDRTLTKQDVHKLEELCLDKLTQVCSPSLDTIKMQVSFDVNYTSRREFLGEIHQVMESRLSSVSREITDSRVKTRDELEALYRKIVTYILLRSGMGSPADVNTMKEATAALQSVFPHAELGAFMVLLKRDKEQQLKELTMTVTGLRLFNQATTQGEEEADLSELKPAALTETLLAISTSLENQLSSTQSLAWKYTAVLEKLTDPDSRSAGCDVPIVLLKQALYNVRQHEGFLRMLLADARLCAKHLEILQTEFSSHVKLLKETVKSKTAVPTATVFPLFTALSKLWSGLQDEAELLNILDKIRLNLQPFIASQAQIFSEDYLDGLLHAAEVKTDEQRMIESSGERIDPAEMKTNDWLRPETTPSFKELPLQYNGVCGYTLVNRDGLLLPGNPQIGVLKYKEELYVFSSKEAALKFASSPDEFIEEVAEKAKLSPELIQLLKLHQQFSCISPYPEMQPGETLLVKPITKCESGTQTDIHPVETNIDKSYEWNEWELRRKAIKLADLLTKVTHSTQTDLSHMRRENATQTWLPKNAACQSKRDGESSVPKPQVYLAGLRGQRDGHMVKTNLTRPLDE is encoded by the exons ATGTCTCGAGCTCACGCAGAAAACGTCATCAAAAACATTATCCGTGACATCGTGCGGGACTGTGCGGTGAGAGGACATGCGGTGTCCGACACTTTGGCTGCTTTCATG GTGAAAGCTGTGGTGCTGGACCCCAGGAATGGCTTTAATGTGGATCGGACCCTGACCAAACAGGATGTGCATAAACTAGAAGAG TTGTGTCTGGACAAACTGACGCAGGTGTGCAGTCCGTCCCTGGACACGATCAAGATGCAGGTCTCCTTTGATGTGAATTACACCTCCAGAC gtGAGTTCCTGGGGGAGATCCACCAGGTGATGGAGTCCAGGCTGAGCTCAGTGAGCAGAGAGATCACAGACAGCAGGGTGAAAACACGCGACGAGTTAGAAGCTTTGTACCGTAAGATCGTCACGTACATCCTGCTGCGCTCCGGGATGGGCTCACCTGCAGACgtcaacactatgaaagaagCTACAG CGGCCCTGCAGAGCGTCTTCCCTCACGCTGAGCTGGGAGCCTTCATGGTCctcctgaagagagacaaagagcagCAGCTCAAAGAGCTCACCATGACCGTCACAGGGCTCAGACTCTTCAACCAGGCCACCacacagggagaggaggaggccgACCTCAGTGAGCTCA AGCctgcagctctgactgaaaCTCTTCTAGCCATCAGCACCAGCTTAGAAAACCAGCTGAGTTCAACACAGAGTTTGGCCTGGAAGTACACGGCTGTGCTGGAGAAGCTGACGGATCCTGACAGTCGGTCTGCAGGGTGTGATGTTCCCATCGTGTTACTCAAACAGGCTCTGTACAACGTCAGGCAGCACGAGGGTTTCCTCCGGATGTTACTG GCCGATGCTCGTTTATGTGCCAAACACCTTGAGATCCTGCAGACCGAGTTCTCCTCTCATGTGAAGCTGCTGAAAGAAACGGTGAAGTCAAAGACGGCTGTACCCACTGCCACTGTGTTT CCGCTGTTCACGGCTCTGTCCAAGCTCTGGTCTGGACTCCAGGATGAGGCTGAGCTGCTGAACATCCTCGACAAGATCAGGCTCAACCTGCAGCCCTTCATCGCCTCTCAGGCCCAGATTTTCTCTGAGGACTATTTAGACGGCCTGTTGCACGCTGCAGAGGTGAAGACAGATGAGCAGAGAATGATCGAGTCCTCAG GCGAGCGTATTGATCCAGCTGAGATGAAGACAAATGACTGGCTCCGGCCTGAAACAACACCCAGCTTCAAGGAGCTCCCTCTGCAGTATAACGGAGTCTGTGGATACACACTCGTGAACAGGGACGGACTTTTACTTCCAG GTAATCCTCAGATTGGAGTCCTTAAGTACAAGGAGGAGCTCTATGTTTTTAGCTCCAAAGAAGCTGCTTTAAAATTTGCCTCCAGTCCAGATGAGTTCATTGAAGAGGTGGCAGAGAAGGCAAAGCTTTCCCCTGAACTCATCCAGCTCCTCAAGCTGCATCAACAGTTCTCCTGCATCAGTCCGTACCCTGAG ATGCAGCCAGGAGAGACTTTACTGGTGAAGCCGATCACCAAGTGTGAGAGCGGCACGCAGACCGACATCCACCCGGTGGAGACAAACATCGACAAGTCGTATGAGTGGAACGAGTGGGAGCTGCGAAGGAAAGCTATCAAACTG GCTGATCTCCTGACCAAAGTGACCCACTCCACACAGACCGATCTGAGCCACATGAGACGGGAAAACGCCACTCAGACGTGGCTGCCAAAGAACGCCGCCTGTCAGAGtaagagagacggagagagcaGCGTGCCCAAACCTCAGGTCTACCTGGCAGGactgagaggacagagagatggaCACATGGTCAAGACAAACCTGACCAGACCTCTGGATGAATGA
- the LOC117824614 gene encoding trace amine-associated receptor 1-like: MTVTGNVLHPCYVSDNTTIVFTSNVSITCILLYIYLGSLSVVTICGNLLVIISIIYFKQLHSPTNYLILSLAVADLLVGVVVFPFSMAFTVTSCWYHEDFFCKIRGSFDVTLSTASILNLCCISIDRYYAVCQPLTYKSKVNNNVIGLMILVSWGIAALIGVGITVAGFNQGKCEGSCLMDALISTTLACIFSFYIPVIIMLCIYLKIFLVAQRQANTIQNTTGQSLKSGAAVSKMERKATRTLAIVMGVFILCWTPYFLCIIFQPLTNDDTPVAVIETLNWLTLSNSMLNPFIYALFYSWFRSAIRIIISGKIFQSDCANTKLF; the protein is encoded by the coding sequence ATGACTGTCACTGGTAATGTGTTACACCCTTGCTATGTGTCAGATAATACAACTATTGTATTTACAAGCAATGTTTCAATAACATGCATTTTGTTGTATATTTACCTTGGTTCACTGTCTGTGGTCACAATATGTGGAAACCTTCTTGTTATCATTTCTATCATTTACTTCAAACAGCTGCACTCTCCTACAAACTACCTGattctctctctggctgtggcCGACCTGCTCGTTGGTGTTGTAGTCTTCCCGTTCAGCATGGCGTTCACAGTCACCTCTTGTTGGTATCATGAGGATTTTTTCTGTAAAATCCGGGGCAGCTTTGATGTAACGTTGAGTACAGCTTCCATTTTAAACTTGTGCTGTATTTCTATTGACAGATATTATGCCGTATGTCAGCCCCTGACTTATAAAAGTAAAGTGAATAATAATGTTATCGGGTTGATGATCCTGGTGAGCTGGGGAATCGCTGCCCTGATCGGAGTTGGCATCACAGTAGCAGGTTTCAATCAAGGCAAATGTGAGGGGAGTTGTTTGATGGATGCACTGATATCGACCACCCTGGCGtgtattttttccttttacatcCCCGTCATTATCATGCTTTGTATCTATCTAAAGATTTTTCTAGTTGCACAGAGACAGGCAAACACAATTCAGAACACAACCGGTCAGTCTCTGAAGTCTGGAGCTGCTGTTAGTAAAATGGAGAGGAAGGCCACCAGAACCCTGGCTATAGTGATGGGGGTTTTTATCTTATGTTGGACTCCTTACTTTCTCTGTATCATCTTTCAGCCTTTAACAAACGATGACACACCAGTAGCTGTGATTGAAACACTCAACTGGCTTACTTTGTCCAACTCAATGCTCAATCCGTTTATCTATGCTTTGTTTTACAGTTGGTTTAGATCGGCTATTCGGATCATCATTTCTGGGAAGATATTCCAAAGTGATTGTGCAAACACAAAACtcttttga